The following coding sequences are from one Formosa haliotis window:
- a CDS encoding alpha-amylase family glycosyl hydrolase — protein sequence MKRIYLIACLALALTACKKDKSQNTETPRTPEAQVSGEHPGANSSSDSITTGHPDLKDPEVVVKATHEIAPVADAMMENAVIYEANIRQYSSEGTFNAFTKDIPKLKQLGVKIIWLMPVFPISETNRKATGGEFASTIQDEAVRDRMLGSYYAVSDYTAINPEFGTLQDFKNLVTTAHNNDMYVILDWVPNHTGWDHKWITEHPEYYTKNKDGEITEPLDKHGKSMGWADVADLNYDNQDMRKDMIANMKYWVSNLNIDGFRCDVAGAVPVDFWETAIPELRAEKPLFMLAEADEPELLKGDLFDMAYAWKGHKLMNEIAQGKKKISDWDAYSVKLFSDYEGDDILMNFITNHDENSWNGTVKERLGDASEIMLAYSYFVPGMPLIYSGQEYDLDHRLKFFEKDSIGRTQGKMWPVLEKLGQLKNTNPALNGGKQKASSLQFDSGSPNVLISSRSKGKNNAMFVGNFSGKPQSFEMMKGTYIDYMAGQDFVVGQDKVNFKPWEYKILISK from the coding sequence ATGAAACGTATTTATCTCATTGCATGTTTGGCTTTGGCGTTAACTGCTTGTAAGAAAGACAAAAGCCAAAATACAGAAACACCTCGAACGCCAGAAGCACAAGTATCAGGAGAACATCCCGGTGCTAATTCCTCTTCAGATTCGATTACCACTGGACATCCAGATTTAAAAGATCCGGAAGTTGTGGTTAAAGCAACGCATGAAATCGCACCAGTCGCTGATGCTATGATGGAAAATGCCGTGATTTACGAGGCTAACATTCGTCAATATTCTTCCGAAGGAACCTTTAACGCCTTCACCAAAGACATCCCGAAATTAAAACAATTAGGAGTTAAAATCATTTGGTTAATGCCTGTGTTTCCAATTTCAGAAACCAATAGAAAAGCAACAGGAGGGGAGTTTGCTAGCACTATTCAAGATGAAGCTGTTCGTGACCGTATGCTAGGAAGCTATTATGCGGTTTCAGACTATACCGCGATAAACCCAGAATTTGGAACCCTTCAAGATTTTAAAAATCTAGTTACTACAGCACATAATAACGATATGTATGTAATTTTAGATTGGGTACCAAACCACACCGGTTGGGATCATAAATGGATTACAGAGCATCCCGAATACTACACTAAAAATAAGGATGGGGAAATTACAGAACCTCTAGATAAACACGGGAAATCTATGGGATGGGCCGATGTTGCCGATTTGAATTACGATAATCAAGACATGCGTAAAGATATGATTGCCAATATGAAGTATTGGGTGTCAAATCTAAATATTGATGGGTTTAGATGCGATGTTGCAGGGGCTGTGCCTGTCGATTTTTGGGAAACAGCAATTCCAGAATTAAGAGCTGAAAAACCATTGTTTATGCTTGCTGAAGCCGATGAACCAGAATTACTAAAAGGCGATTTGTTCGATATGGCTTATGCTTGGAAAGGTCATAAATTAATGAACGAGATTGCCCAAGGGAAAAAGAAAATTTCCGATTGGGATGCTTATTCTGTAAAGTTGTTTTCCGATTATGAGGGAGACGATATATTAATGAATTTTATTACCAATCACGACGAGAATTCTTGGAATGGAACCGTTAAAGAACGATTAGGTGATGCCTCAGAAATTATGTTAGCCTATAGTTATTTTGTTCCAGGGATGCCTCTAATCTATTCGGGGCAGGAATACGATTTAGATCATCGTTTAAAGTTTTTCGAAAAAGATTCTATAGGAAGAACTCAAGGGAAAATGTGGCCAGTTCTAGAAAAATTAGGACAGTTAAAAAATACGAATCCGGCCTTAAATGGTGGAAAACAGAAAGCCTCGTCTTTACAATTTGATTCAGGAAGTCCAAATGTGTTAATTTCGTCTAGAAGCAAGGGGAAAAACAATGCCATGTTTGTTGGTAATTTTTCTGGTAAACCGCAATCTTTCGAAATGATGAAAGGGACTTACATAGATTATATGGCAGGTCAAGATTTTGTTGTTGGTCAAGATAAAGTAAATTTCAAACCTTGGGAATATAAAATTCTTATTAGTAAATAA
- a CDS encoding alpha-amylase family glycosyl hydrolase, with protein MRNFVAILITGIMLLGCQNKSEKTLGKLEDIPFSWDAATVYFMLTDRFNNGDPTNDLNFDRNEETGFLRGFEGGDIKGVIQKVESGYFTKLGVNAIWMTPIVEQIHGGTDEGTGLSYGFHGYWTKDWTNLDPNFGTKDDLRTLVKVAHKKGIRIVLDAVINHTGPVTDKDPVWPDDWVRTGPACNYQDFDSTVSCTLVENLPDIKTESNEHVDLPPQLVEKWKMEGRYEKEIAELDVFFERTGYPRAPRFYIMKWLADYITDFGIDGYRVDTVKHTEPYVWKEFRTVVDAAFSQFKLENPEKVLDDNGFYLVGEVYNYAISHAKSFDFGDKKVNYFDKAFNQLINFEFKWNAQQLDYEAMFSKYDSILNTGLKGYSVLNYLSSHDDGQPFDPMREKPFETATRLLLSPGAAQIYYGDESARVLHADGAIGDANLRTYMNWDAIKSNPTTKAILAHWQNLGQFRAHHPAVGAGRHQMISQSPYVFSRTYNHAGFKDEVVVGLNLKKGVKAIPVATIFKDGTTIRDAYSGLISEVKNGQVEIDSNLDIVLLERSH; from the coding sequence ATGCGTAACTTTGTAGCCATTTTAATTACAGGTATCATGCTTTTAGGATGTCAAAATAAATCAGAGAAAACCTTGGGAAAATTAGAAGATATTCCGTTCTCGTGGGATGCAGCTACAGTTTATTTTATGTTAACCGACAGATTCAATAATGGAGATCCTACTAACGATCTCAATTTTGATAGGAATGAAGAAACAGGTTTTTTAAGAGGATTTGAAGGTGGCGATATTAAAGGTGTAATTCAGAAAGTTGAATCCGGTTACTTTACCAAATTGGGTGTAAATGCGATTTGGATGACCCCGATTGTAGAACAAATCCATGGTGGTACAGACGAAGGCACAGGTTTATCTTATGGTTTTCATGGGTATTGGACCAAAGATTGGACCAATTTAGATCCTAATTTCGGAACGAAAGACGACTTGAGAACATTAGTAAAAGTTGCCCATAAAAAAGGTATCCGAATTGTGCTGGATGCCGTGATAAATCATACGGGACCGGTGACAGACAAAGATCCGGTTTGGCCAGACGATTGGGTAAGAACAGGGCCTGCCTGTAATTATCAGGATTTTGATAGTACCGTAAGTTGTACCTTAGTCGAGAATCTTCCCGATATAAAAACGGAAAGTAACGAGCATGTAGATCTGCCTCCCCAATTGGTAGAAAAATGGAAGATGGAAGGCCGTTACGAAAAAGAAATAGCCGAATTAGATGTGTTTTTTGAAAGAACAGGATATCCTAGAGCGCCTCGTTTTTATATCATGAAATGGTTGGCCGATTATATTACCGATTTCGGAATTGATGGCTATCGGGTAGATACGGTAAAGCATACAGAACCTTATGTATGGAAAGAATTTAGAACAGTGGTAGATGCGGCTTTTTCTCAGTTTAAATTAGAAAACCCGGAGAAGGTGCTAGATGATAATGGATTTTATTTGGTGGGCGAGGTGTATAATTATGCCATTAGCCATGCGAAATCTTTTGATTTTGGCGACAAAAAAGTGAATTATTTCGATAAGGCTTTCAATCAATTAATCAACTTTGAATTTAAGTGGAATGCTCAACAACTCGATTACGAAGCCATGTTTTCTAAATACGACAGTATTCTAAACACCGGTTTAAAGGGCTATAGTGTTTTAAACTATTTAAGTTCGCATGACGATGGACAACCTTTCGATCCTATGCGTGAAAAACCTTTCGAAACAGCTACGCGTTTATTATTAAGTCCAGGAGCCGCACAAATTTATTATGGCGATGAATCGGCTAGAGTTCTTCATGCCGATGGGGCGATTGGCGATGCCAATTTACGGACTTATATGAATTGGGATGCTATCAAATCAAATCCCACTACAAAAGCTATTTTGGCGCATTGGCAAAATTTAGGGCAATTTAGAGCGCATCATCCAGCGGTTGGAGCCGGAAGACATCAAATGATTTCACAATCGCCTTATGTGTTTTCTAGAACCTATAATCATGCCGGTTTTAAAGATGAGGTTGTTGTTGGTTTAAATTTAAAAAAAGGTGTAAAAGCGATTCCTGTTGCTACCATTTTTAAAGACGGTACTACTATTCGCGATGCTTATTCTGGACTGATTTCAGAAGTGAAAAATGGGCAGGTAGAAATTGATTCAAATTTAGATATTGTGCTTTTAGAACGTAGTCATTAA
- a CDS encoding alpha-amylase family protein, whose translation MLNRYLMPIAIILLVLVSCDTKKKNVLKENNSAETAKTQKKEVVYQVFTRLFGNTNATNKPWGTIEENGVGKFNDFTEKALAEIKDLGVTHIWYTGVPHHDVITDYTKYGISNDDPDVVKGRAGSPYAVKDYYNVNPDLAVDVSKRLDEFQALIDRTHKAGLKVIIDIVPNHVARNYKSITNPEGVASFGEHDDTTVTYHVNNNFYYNPGEAFTLPEWHHGYQPLGGDKTALADGRFDENPAKWTGNGSRLSQPDANDWYETVKINYGVSPDGHHDFDSLPEGFDTKDYKAHFEFWKGKTVPDSWVKFKEIALYWTAKGVDGFRYDMAEMVPVEFWSYMNSAIKMENSEAFLLAEVYNPSLYRDYIRKGKMDYLYDKVQLYDTLKHVIQGWGKTDNIPPIQEDLKDIEHNMLHFLENHDEQRIASPEFAGNAFKAKPAMVVSATISTSPTLIYFGQELGEPGAEDLGFGDPSRTSIFDYGSVPTVRRWVNNKEFDSGQSTRDELELRDFYKRLLNFTISSDALMGEYRDLHRYNTEHTEHYGLKQLAYTRWSNDEKLIVVNNFDANYGTEFYLRIPNEIINAWSLKPGTYMLEDALYNIYKTPLQVSEEGAVAKITIRPLESFILKLQ comes from the coding sequence ATGTTGAACCGATATTTGATGCCGATAGCAATAATTTTGTTAGTTTTAGTAAGTTGTGACACTAAAAAGAAAAATGTATTGAAAGAAAATAACTCGGCAGAAACAGCCAAAACACAAAAGAAAGAAGTCGTTTACCAAGTGTTTACTAGATTGTTTGGAAATACAAATGCTACAAATAAACCTTGGGGAACGATTGAAGAGAATGGGGTAGGGAAATTTAACGATTTTACCGAGAAAGCCCTAGCAGAGATTAAAGATTTGGGAGTTACCCACATTTGGTATACCGGTGTTCCGCATCACGATGTGATAACCGACTATACAAAATATGGGATTTCTAACGACGATCCAGATGTTGTTAAAGGCCGTGCCGGTTCACCATATGCTGTTAAAGATTATTATAACGTAAATCCAGATTTAGCAGTAGATGTTTCTAAACGTTTAGACGAATTTCAGGCGTTAATAGATCGTACGCATAAGGCAGGGTTAAAAGTAATCATCGATATTGTGCCAAACCATGTGGCCCGGAATTACAAAAGTATAACGAATCCAGAAGGGGTTGCAAGTTTTGGGGAACACGACGACACCACGGTTACTTATCATGTAAATAATAATTTTTATTACAATCCTGGCGAAGCCTTTACCTTGCCCGAATGGCATCATGGCTACCAACCTTTAGGTGGAGATAAAACAGCTTTGGCCGATGGTAGGTTCGATGAGAATCCAGCGAAATGGACTGGAAACGGCTCGCGATTATCTCAACCCGATGCCAACGATTGGTATGAAACCGTAAAGATAAATTACGGTGTATCTCCAGACGGGCATCATGATTTCGACAGTTTGCCAGAAGGTTTCGATACGAAAGACTATAAGGCTCATTTTGAATTTTGGAAAGGAAAAACAGTGCCAGACTCTTGGGTGAAATTTAAAGAGATTGCATTGTATTGGACCGCAAAAGGTGTAGATGGTTTTAGATATGATATGGCAGAAATGGTACCCGTGGAATTTTGGAGTTATATGAATTCTGCTATAAAAATGGAAAATTCAGAAGCCTTTCTACTTGCCGAAGTGTATAATCCAAGTTTATATAGAGACTACATCCGTAAAGGAAAAATGGATTATTTATACGATAAAGTGCAGTTGTACGATACCTTAAAACATGTTATTCAAGGTTGGGGTAAAACCGATAATATTCCGCCAATTCAAGAAGATTTAAAAGATATAGAACATAACATGCTTCACTTTTTAGAGAATCATGACGAGCAACGCATTGCAAGCCCCGAATTTGCTGGAAATGCATTTAAAGCAAAACCGGCAATGGTCGTGTCTGCTACCATAAGTACATCTCCAACGCTAATTTATTTCGGACAAGAATTAGGAGAACCTGGGGCAGAAGATTTAGGGTTTGGCGATCCGTCGCGTACCTCTATTTTCGATTACGGCAGTGTACCAACAGTTAGACGTTGGGTGAATAATAAAGAATTTGATAGCGGACAATCTACCCGTGATGAATTGGAATTACGCGATTTTTATAAACGCTTGCTCAATTTTACAATTTCTAGTGATGCTTTAATGGGTGAGTATCGAGATTTACACCGGTATAATACCGAACATACCGAACATTATGGCCTAAAACAATTGGCTTATACACGTTGGAGCAACGACGAAAAATTAATCGTAGTAAATAATTTTGATGCCAATTACGGCACCGAATTTTATTTAAGAATTCCGAATGAAATTATTAACGCATGGAGCTTAAAACCTGGGACTTATATGTTGGAAGATGCGTTGTATAACATTTATAAAACACCCTTACAAGTATCGGAAGAAGGTGCAGTGGCAAAAATTACAATTAGACCATTAGAGTCTTTCATTTTAAAATTACAATAA
- a CDS encoding glycoside hydrolase family 31 protein has protein sequence MKFFIPFFLIIGLSIGCLAQNENRIFVNAAPSDLGYKVTVNDGFYVFKLYNESIVETTFVPKGEVLNPESHAVVLKPKMDFSTISETSEAVVLKSQGLSVTIIKAPFQIQYVYKGKPLITEKEGYKNRAEGETIQFNLDSTEVLYGGGARALGMNRRGYRLELYNRAHYGYETHSELMNYTLPIVFSSKKYMIHFDNAPLGYLDLDSKKDNTLTYETISGRKTYQVIAAESWAEIVDEYTLLTGRQPMPPRWALGNFSSRFGYHSEAETRATISKFKEEDIPVDAVILDLYWFGKTVQGTMGNLAFDTDSFPTPKKMIKDFADQGVHTILITEPFVLTTSKRWEEAVRENVLAKDTLGNPFTYDFFFGNTGLIDIYSASGYHWFSNIYKELFKQGVSGIWGDLGEPEVHPKALMHAQGTADEVHNIYGQDWAKLVYNSSIEINKNTRPFILMRAGYSGAQRYGLIPWSGDVNRTWGGLQSQPEIALQMGMQGLGYMHSDLGGFAGANLDDELYARWLQYGVFQPIYRPHAQEEVASEPVFRSEKAKGLARETIKLRYALLPYNYNLAFLNNQHGTPLMRPLFFENSADVALQNQSSTYYWGDSFLVSPILKSGVKKQEVIFPKNHLWFDFYTDEKIAGGQTKTVFVSENHIPTYVKAGAFIPMAKPMQNTKNYKGNDVLLHYYNDDSVKHSTYHLYNDDGITLKAFENGAFEMLKFSFDSVNNHVVFKFDADIGANYTTQTKHILLTVHNIKSEPKSIKVKGKNIPFTYNRNTQVLNIPVSWNTNVELEIKIKA, from the coding sequence ATGAAATTTTTTATTCCCTTTTTCTTAATTATAGGTCTTTCTATAGGTTGTTTAGCACAAAATGAGAATCGCATTTTTGTAAATGCAGCACCTTCTGATTTAGGATATAAAGTGACTGTAAATGACGGGTTTTATGTCTTTAAATTATACAACGAATCTATTGTAGAAACCACTTTTGTTCCGAAAGGAGAAGTTTTAAATCCAGAATCTCATGCTGTGGTTCTAAAGCCAAAAATGGATTTTAGTACGATTTCAGAAACCTCTGAAGCAGTTGTTTTAAAATCACAAGGACTTTCGGTTACTATTATAAAAGCACCATTTCAAATTCAATATGTCTATAAAGGAAAGCCTTTAATAACAGAAAAGGAGGGTTATAAGAATCGGGCAGAAGGCGAAACCATTCAATTTAATTTAGATAGTACCGAGGTTTTATATGGCGGTGGCGCTAGAGCTTTAGGGATGAATCGTCGTGGATACCGATTAGAACTTTACAATCGTGCACATTACGGTTACGAAACGCATAGTGAGTTGATGAATTATACTTTACCCATTGTGTTTTCTTCAAAAAAATACATGATTCATTTTGATAATGCTCCTTTAGGATACTTGGATTTAGATAGTAAAAAGGATAACACGCTGACTTACGAAACAATTTCTGGACGTAAAACATATCAAGTTATTGCTGCAGAGTCGTGGGCGGAAATTGTAGATGAATACACCCTTTTAACAGGAAGGCAACCTATGCCGCCAAGATGGGCTTTGGGGAACTTCTCAAGCAGATTTGGCTACCATTCGGAAGCAGAAACTAGAGCTACCATTTCAAAATTTAAGGAAGAGGATATTCCTGTAGACGCGGTGATATTAGACCTGTATTGGTTTGGGAAAACAGTTCAAGGTACTATGGGAAATTTGGCTTTCGATACAGATTCATTTCCTACACCTAAAAAAATGATTAAAGATTTTGCAGATCAAGGGGTGCATACTATTTTAATTACCGAACCCTTTGTGTTAACCACGTCTAAACGCTGGGAAGAAGCGGTGCGGGAAAATGTGCTGGCTAAAGACACACTAGGAAATCCGTTTACTTACGATTTTTTCTTCGGAAACACAGGATTGATAGATATTTATAGTGCCTCAGGATACCATTGGTTTTCTAATATTTATAAAGAGTTGTTTAAACAGGGAGTTTCTGGAATTTGGGGTGATTTAGGAGAGCCAGAAGTGCATCCAAAAGCATTAATGCATGCCCAAGGAACAGCAGACGAAGTTCATAATATCTACGGACAAGATTGGGCCAAATTGGTGTATAATAGTAGTATAGAAATTAATAAAAATACACGGCCATTTATTTTAATGCGTGCGGGATATTCTGGGGCTCAACGCTACGGGTTAATTCCGTGGTCCGGAGACGTAAATCGCACTTGGGGAGGTCTACAAAGTCAGCCAGAAATAGCACTTCAAATGGGAATGCAAGGCTTGGGGTATATGCATAGCGATTTAGGTGGTTTTGCAGGGGCAAACCTAGATGATGAATTATATGCAAGATGGTTACAGTATGGTGTTTTTCAACCTATTTACAGACCGCATGCACAGGAGGAGGTGGCTAGCGAACCTGTTTTCAGAAGCGAAAAAGCTAAAGGTTTAGCACGAGAAACTATAAAATTACGTTATGCTTTGTTGCCTTATAATTACAATTTAGCATTTTTAAATAATCAACACGGAACACCATTAATGCGTCCGTTATTTTTCGAAAATTCGGCCGATGTTGCTCTACAGAATCAATCTAGTACTTATTATTGGGGCGATTCATTTTTAGTGTCTCCAATTTTAAAATCCGGAGTAAAGAAGCAAGAAGTAATTTTTCCTAAGAATCACTTGTGGTTTGATTTTTATACCGATGAAAAAATAGCTGGTGGACAAACCAAAACAGTTTTTGTTTCAGAAAACCATATTCCTACTTATGTTAAAGCAGGGGCATTTATTCCGATGGCAAAACCAATGCAGAATACAAAGAATTATAAAGGAAACGATGTATTGCTTCATTACTACAATGACGATTCTGTAAAACACAGCACATATCATTTGTATAATGATGATGGTATCACTTTAAAGGCTTTTGAAAACGGTGCTTTCGAAATGCTTAAGTTTTCATTTGATAGCGTGAATAACCATGTTGTTTTTAAGTTTGATGCAGATATTGGTGCCAATTATACCACACAAACAAAACATATCCTATTAACGGTTCATAATATAAAATCGGAGCCTAAAAGCATAAAAGTTAAAGGAAAAAATATACCGTTTACCTACAATAGAAATACTCAGGTACTAAATATTCCGGTAAGTTGGAATACAAACGTTGAATTAGAAATTAAAATAAAAGCATAA
- a CDS encoding alpha/beta hydrolase, which produces MNWLYRVLFTCLLGVFMAQHLEAQITAVNTSGETIEALPLANANISSGELFRVEKFPSKFITPRTVDIWLPDGYSKSKKYAVLYMHDGQMLFDASVTWNHQEWKVDEVASELMKSHKTRGFIVVGIHSISETRYADLFPQKAIDYLNPEGKKAFLAYAQKDNPNIIFKGDAYLKYLVEEIKPFIDAQFSTLKSLENTVVAGSSMGGLMSWYAICEYPEIFGGAACMSTHWPGIDPETPGPFPKAFFDYIKAHMPKPNSHKLYFDFGTKTLDQYYPKYETAVNALFQNAGYTSNNFMNKKIEGADHSEASWQKRIYIPFTFLMAN; this is translated from the coding sequence ATGAACTGGTTGTATAGGGTTTTATTTACTTGTTTATTAGGTGTCTTTATGGCGCAACATTTAGAGGCACAAATAACTGCAGTGAATACAAGTGGCGAAACCATTGAAGCGCTACCATTGGCCAATGCAAATATATCTTCAGGTGAATTGTTTAGAGTTGAAAAATTTCCGTCAAAATTCATTACTCCAAGAACGGTTGATATTTGGTTGCCAGACGGATATTCTAAATCTAAAAAATACGCTGTGCTTTATATGCACGACGGACAAATGCTGTTTGATGCTTCAGTAACTTGGAATCATCAAGAATGGAAAGTGGATGAGGTTGCTTCAGAATTGATGAAATCCCATAAAACTAGAGGTTTTATTGTCGTGGGCATTCATAGTATTTCAGAAACACGATATGCCGATTTGTTTCCACAGAAAGCCATCGATTATTTAAATCCAGAAGGCAAAAAAGCATTTTTAGCGTATGCCCAAAAAGATAATCCGAATATAATTTTTAAAGGCGATGCGTATTTAAAATATTTAGTTGAAGAAATTAAACCTTTTATAGATGCTCAGTTTTCAACGTTAAAGAGTTTAGAAAATACAGTCGTTGCGGGCTCAAGTATGGGGGGATTAATGTCTTGGTATGCCATTTGCGAATATCCCGAAATTTTTGGTGGTGCAGCTTGTATGTCGACTCATTGGCCAGGCATAGACCCTGAAACACCGGGGCCATTTCCTAAAGCATTTTTCGATTATATAAAGGCCCATATGCCAAAACCAAATTCACATAAATTGTATTTTGATTTTGGAACTAAAACCTTAGATCAATATTACCCAAAATACGAAACAGCCGTCAATGCGTTGTTTCAAAATGCAGGTTACACCTCTAATAATTTTATGAACAAAAAGATTGAAGGTGCCGATCATTCGGAAGCATCATGGCAAAAACGAATTTATATTCCCTTTACCTTTTTAATGGCAAATTAG
- a CDS encoding glycoside hydrolase family 13 protein, whose translation MLVTPNIQGQITQVEPPNWWVGFENSALQIMIHGPNMGEAIPEIKYEGVHLKKVHKAKSPNYLFIDLDIDKTAKPGQFDIVLNFKNGKTETYPYQLKARDRKATDYVGFNSSDAIYLITPDRFANGNTKNDIDTALNETTVNRDDDYGRHGGDIRGMINHLDYIHGLGFTAIWPTPLLTNDMSNSSYHGYAITDFYQVDPRFGTMDEYIELSQEMSERGLKLIMDMVANHCGSEHWWMADLPFSDWINQQETFENHGELKNSNHRRTVNQDAYASAIDKKEMTEGWFVSAMPDLNQRNPFMANYIIQNNIWWIETLALGGIRQDTYPYSDKDFMSDWARAIMKEYPNFSIVGEEWSTNPLLVRYWQTGTPNKEGYESHLKSTMDFPMQKYIVEALNEEETWDTGFVKMYEGLAMDFAYTTPEDLMIFPDNHDMDRVFTQLKEHVTHTKMALAYIFLMPRIPQMYYGTEILMQNTAKPHDHGLIRTDFPGGWNGDEVNAFSGEGLTQDQAGMQNFVSKIVNYRKNSGAIHKGKTIHFAPEYGVYVLSRSLEGETVVLVLNKNESLDDLDLTRFKELGLEGETLKNIISDESVLWDASLKLNGAGFHLLTTKQ comes from the coding sequence ATGTTAGTAACACCAAATATACAAGGACAAATTACACAAGTTGAACCACCAAATTGGTGGGTAGGTTTCGAAAATTCAGCCTTACAAATCATGATTCACGGACCGAACATGGGTGAGGCAATTCCTGAAATTAAATATGAAGGTGTGCATCTTAAGAAGGTACATAAAGCCAAAAGTCCTAATTATTTGTTTATCGATCTAGATATAGATAAAACGGCAAAACCTGGACAGTTTGATATTGTTCTTAATTTTAAAAACGGCAAGACAGAAACCTATCCTTATCAATTAAAAGCAAGAGATAGAAAGGCCACAGATTATGTAGGTTTTAATAGTTCTGATGCTATTTACCTGATAACTCCAGATAGGTTTGCTAATGGAAACACGAAAAATGATATAGATACAGCACTTAACGAAACTACGGTAAATCGCGATGACGATTACGGAAGACATGGGGGCGATATTCGGGGCATGATAAACCACCTAGACTATATTCATGGATTAGGATTTACGGCCATTTGGCCAACACCGCTTCTAACAAACGACATGTCGAATTCCTCGTATCATGGCTATGCGATTACCGATTTTTATCAAGTCGATCCGCGTTTTGGAACCATGGATGAATACATAGAATTGTCTCAAGAAATGAGTGAACGTGGTTTAAAATTAATCATGGATATGGTTGCAAATCACTGTGGAAGCGAGCATTGGTGGATGGCAGATTTACCATTTTCAGATTGGATAAATCAACAAGAAACCTTCGAGAACCACGGGGAGCTTAAAAATTCGAATCATAGGCGTACCGTAAATCAAGATGCGTATGCTTCGGCTATCGATAAAAAAGAAATGACCGAAGGTTGGTTTGTATCGGCTATGCCCGACCTCAATCAGCGTAATCCATTTATGGCGAATTATATCATTCAAAATAATATTTGGTGGATAGAAACATTAGCTCTAGGAGGTATTCGCCAAGATACTTACCCGTATTCCGATAAGGATTTTATGAGTGATTGGGCTCGAGCCATTATGAAAGAATATCCAAATTTCAGTATCGTGGGTGAAGAGTGGAGTACAAATCCGTTGTTGGTGAGATATTGGCAAACGGGAACACCAAATAAAGAGGGATATGAGTCGCACTTAAAATCGACTATGGATTTTCCGATGCAAAAATATATTGTAGAGGCCTTAAACGAAGAGGAAACATGGGATACCGGTTTTGTGAAAATGTACGAAGGTCTAGCTATGGATTTTGCCTATACTACTCCCGAAGATCTTATGATTTTTCCTGACAATCACGATATGGATCGCGTATTTACACAATTAAAAGAACATGTAACGCATACTAAAATGGCCTTGGCTTATATTTTTCTTATGCCCAGAATTCCACAAATGTATTATGGGACCGAAATTTTAATGCAAAATACAGCGAAACCGCACGATCATGGTTTAATTCGCACCGATTTCCCTGGTGGTTGGAATGGGGATGAGGTGAATGCGTTTTCAGGAGAAGGTTTAACGCAAGACCAAGCCGGTATGCAGAATTTTGTGAGTAAAATAGTCAATTATAGAAAAAATAGCGGTGCGATTCACAAAGGAAAAACCATTCATTTTGCTCCAGAATACGGTGTTTATGTGCTATCCCGATCTTTAGAAGGTGAAACGGTAGTTCTTGTTTTAAATAAAAATGAATCTTTAGATGATTTAGACTTAACTCGCTTTAAGGAGTTAGGTCTAGAAGGTGAAACTCTTAAAAATATAATTTCAGACGAGTCCGTGCTTTGGGATGCATCACTAAAACTCAATGGTGCCGGATTTCATTTGTTAACCACTAAACAGTAG